The Metabacillus schmidteae genome has a segment encoding these proteins:
- the aroE gene encoding shikimate dehydrogenase, with protein MGKLYGLIGCPVEHSMSPAIHNDAFREKNLDNYYHAFHVETEKLEESVQALKLLGVRGFNVTIPHKISIIPFLDKLHETAKIAGAVNTVVNENGRLVGHNTDGNGYIESLKEMLNKPISDHKILIIGAGGAARGIYFALTHQGCQEIDICNRTISKAEELINECPFSNNSKALNIQEAEIDIEKYDIIIQTTAVGLHPHVDQKPLSLKNAKKSAIVSDIIYNPIYTALLKEAKELGLTVHTGVGMFVYQAALAFELWTKQAPSIEKMTKIVNDQLGGTSC; from the coding sequence ATGGGGAAATTATATGGGTTGATCGGTTGTCCAGTTGAGCATTCAATGTCACCCGCTATCCATAATGATGCATTTAGAGAAAAAAACTTGGACAATTATTACCATGCTTTCCATGTGGAAACGGAAAAATTAGAGGAATCTGTTCAAGCATTAAAATTATTAGGGGTTAGAGGATTTAATGTTACGATTCCGCATAAGATTTCTATTATTCCATTTTTAGACAAATTGCATGAAACAGCAAAGATAGCAGGTGCAGTGAATACCGTTGTAAACGAAAATGGTCGATTAGTTGGGCACAATACAGACGGAAATGGATATATTGAATCTTTAAAAGAAATGCTTAATAAGCCAATTTCAGATCATAAAATACTCATTATTGGTGCAGGTGGTGCAGCAAGGGGGATTTACTTTGCACTTACTCACCAAGGTTGTCAGGAAATAGATATTTGTAATCGTACTATTTCAAAGGCTGAAGAGCTTATTAATGAGTGCCCTTTTTCAAACAATAGTAAGGCTCTTAACATACAAGAAGCTGAGATTGATATTGAAAAATATGACATCATTATCCAAACTACAGCTGTAGGCCTGCATCCTCATGTCGATCAAAAGCCTTTATCACTAAAAAATGCTAAAAAGTCAGCAATCGTAAGTGATATTATTTATAACCCAATTTATACGGCTTTGTTAAAAGAAGCCAAGGAGCTGGGTTTAACGGTTCATACAGGTGTTGGAATGTTTGTATATCAAGCAGCACTTGCTTTTGAGCTATGGACAAAACAAGCTCCATCAATTGAAAAGATGACAAAAATTGTTAATGACCAACTAGGAGGTACATCATGTTAA
- the yqeK gene encoding bis(5'-nucleosyl)-tetraphosphatase (symmetrical) YqeK: MERDAALKIVAEQITEHRYVHTLGVMETAIHLSQKYGGDVKKAELAAIFHDYAKFRPKKEMEKIIKDQEMPAKLLEHNSELWHAPVGAYLVKKEVGIKDKEILRAIKYHTSGRPNMTLLEKIIYVADYIEPGRHFPGVEEVRELAETSLDKALLKSLQNTISFLLKKNQAIYPDTLKTYNSLVLKGGQKS; encoded by the coding sequence ATGGAACGTGACGCAGCCTTAAAAATCGTTGCAGAACAAATAACCGAGCATCGATATGTTCATACATTAGGTGTAATGGAGACAGCAATCCATCTTTCTCAAAAATATGGAGGAGATGTTAAAAAAGCGGAACTAGCTGCCATCTTTCATGATTATGCTAAATTTAGACCTAAAAAAGAGATGGAAAAAATAATTAAAGATCAGGAAATGCCAGCAAAATTATTAGAGCATAATAGTGAGTTATGGCATGCACCGGTTGGAGCATATTTGGTTAAAAAAGAAGTAGGTATTAAGGATAAAGAAATTCTACGTGCCATAAAGTACCATACTTCCGGGCGACCAAATATGACTTTGCTTGAAAAAATCATTTATGTGGCAGACTATATAGAACCGGGAAGACATTTTCCGGGTGTAGAAGAAGTAAGAGAACTTGCAGAAACCAGTTTAGATAAAGCACTTTTAAAGTCTTTACAAAACACAATCAGTTTCTTACTGAAAAAAAATCAAGCCATATATCCAGATACACTTAAAACTTATAATTCTTTAGTATTAAAAGGAGGACAAAAAAGTTAA
- the rpsT gene encoding 30S ribosomal protein S20, producing the protein MPNIKSAIKRVKTSNERNAHNSAIKSAMRSAIKKVDALVLNNDVENAKAALVDANSKIDKAAQSGLVHKNTAARYKSRLAKSVN; encoded by the coding sequence ATGCCAAATATTAAATCTGCAATCAAACGCGTAAAAACTAGCAATGAGCGTAATGCACATAACTCTGCTATCAAATCAGCAATGCGTTCTGCTATTAAAAAAGTAGATGCACTAGTTCTAAACAACGATGTTGAAAATGCAAAAGCTGCACTTGTTGATGCAAACAGCAAAATCGATAAAGCTGCACAAAGCGGTTTAGTACACAAAAACACTGCTGCTCGTTACAAATCACGTTTAGCAAAAAGTGTTAACTAA
- a CDS encoding ComE operon protein 2 → MSRISWNQYFMSQSHLLAMRSTCTRLAVGATIVRDKRIIAGGYNGSITGGVHCSDEGCYVIDNHCVRTIHAEMNALLQCAKFGVPTAGAEIYVTHFPCLQCCKAIIQAGIKTVYYATDYKNHPYAVELFKQADVKVEFVEFEKTPGQFDNEKNELIINLLNKLSESNIEDDVVQALRKKADKLLL, encoded by the coding sequence ATGAGCCGTATTTCATGGAATCAGTATTTTATGTCACAAAGCCATCTTTTGGCAATGAGAAGTACATGTACAAGGCTAGCGGTTGGGGCAACAATTGTTAGAGATAAAAGGATTATTGCAGGAGGATATAATGGATCAATTACGGGCGGTGTTCACTGTTCAGATGAGGGCTGCTATGTTATTGATAACCATTGTGTGAGAACAATCCATGCAGAAATGAACGCTCTTTTGCAATGTGCAAAGTTTGGAGTGCCAACAGCAGGGGCTGAAATATACGTTACTCATTTTCCTTGTTTGCAATGTTGTAAAGCGATTATTCAAGCTGGTATTAAAACAGTTTATTATGCGACTGATTATAAAAACCACCCTTATGCAGTCGAACTTTTTAAACAAGCGGATGTTAAAGTTGAATTTGTTGAATTTGAGAAAACACCTGGTCAGTTTGACAATGAAAAAAATGAATTGATCATAAACTTACTTAATAAGCTATCTGAATCTAATATAGAGGACGATGTGGTACAAGCTCTTCGTAAGAAAGCTGATAAATTATTGTTATAA
- the gpr gene encoding GPR endopeptidase — MDKSIDLSEYSVRTDLAVEARAMALEQTEVEDTSNISGVIMKEWEEEGVGLSSLEIDEQGSKIVGKKPGKYLTLEVQGIRQKDTELQETVVEVFAKHFSQFLADLNIPKDASCLVVGLGNWNVTPDALGPLAVENLLITRHLFKLQPENVEEGFRPVSAIAPGVMGITGIETSDIISGVIEQSKPDFVIAIDALAARSIERVNTTIQISDTGIHPGSGVGNKRKALSKETFGIPVIAIGIPTVVDAVSITSDTIDYILKHFGREMNEGNRPSRSLTPAGMNFGERKVLTDEDLPSDEHRQQFLGIVGGLEDDEKRKLIHEVLAPLGHNLMVTPKEVDTFIDDMANVIASGLNTALHQQVDQHNSGSYTH; from the coding sequence ATGGATAAGTCAATCGACTTAAGTGAATATTCGGTTCGAACAGACTTGGCTGTTGAAGCGAGGGCGATGGCGCTTGAGCAGACAGAGGTTGAAGATACATCCAATATTAGTGGCGTTATTATGAAAGAATGGGAGGAAGAGGGAGTAGGTCTTTCTTCATTAGAAATAGATGAACAGGGTTCTAAGATTGTTGGGAAAAAGCCGGGGAAATATTTAACCCTCGAAGTCCAAGGGATAAGACAAAAAGACACAGAGCTCCAAGAAACAGTAGTGGAAGTCTTTGCGAAGCACTTCAGTCAGTTTTTAGCTGATTTAAATATACCTAAAGATGCAAGCTGTTTAGTCGTAGGACTTGGGAATTGGAACGTTACACCGGATGCTCTTGGACCTTTAGCGGTGGAAAACCTTTTGATTACAAGACATTTATTTAAACTGCAACCTGAAAATGTTGAAGAAGGCTTCCGACCAGTAAGTGCAATAGCTCCAGGAGTTATGGGAATAACAGGTATTGAAACAAGTGACATTATTTCGGGAGTTATAGAGCAGTCAAAACCGGATTTTGTTATAGCTATTGATGCTTTGGCTGCCAGATCGATAGAACGTGTTAATACAACGATTCAAATCTCCGATACCGGTATTCATCCCGGTTCAGGAGTTGGGAATAAACGAAAGGCATTAAGTAAAGAAACATTCGGCATCCCTGTCATTGCCATCGGCATCCCAACAGTTGTAGATGCTGTGTCAATAACAAGTGATACGATCGATTATATCCTAAAGCATTTCGGTCGGGAAATGAACGAAGGCAACAGGCCTTCGAGATCATTAACACCTGCAGGGATGAACTTTGGTGAGCGTAAAGTATTAACAGACGAGGATTTACCGAGTGATGAGCATCGTCAACAATTTTTAGGCATTGTTGGAGGCTTAGAGGATGATGAAAAGCGTAAGCTTATTCATGAAGTACTTGCACCTTTAGGACATAATTTAATGGTAACTCCAAAGGAAGTGGATACATTTATCGATGATATGGCAAATGTAATTGCAAGTGGTTTAAATACTGCCCTTCACCAACAGGTAGATCAACATAATTCAGGTAGTTATACACATTAA
- the comER gene encoding late competence protein ComER, whose product MNVGFIGTGNMGRILIESFVESGAVRPSFIYMTNRTNSKAVAIKEIYPKTNVMETADEVVKRSDLIFICVKPLDIHPLLKKLDYLLSPNKCIVSITSPLSVEQLESLVDCQVARAIPSITNRAFSGVSLLTFGNSCHKESQRTIEELFEQISNPVQIEDDITRVSSDIVSCGPAFFSYLLQRFVDGAVAETNISKDQAVILASEMIIGMGKLLETELYTLPTLQDKVCVKGGVTGKGIEVLVENVGDMFEKIFQATHKKFDEDLEEVSEQFSKISNK is encoded by the coding sequence TTGAATGTAGGTTTTATTGGAACAGGGAACATGGGTAGAATATTAATTGAGTCATTTGTTGAGTCAGGTGCAGTTAGGCCCTCATTCATTTATATGACAAACCGAACAAACTCAAAAGCTGTGGCAATAAAAGAGATATATCCGAAGACAAATGTTATGGAAACCGCTGATGAAGTTGTGAAAAGATCTGATTTAATTTTTATTTGTGTGAAACCATTAGATATACACCCCCTTTTAAAAAAATTAGATTACCTTTTATCGCCAAATAAGTGCATTGTGTCGATTACAAGTCCATTAAGTGTTGAACAATTGGAATCACTCGTAGATTGTCAAGTAGCCAGGGCAATTCCTAGTATTACAAATCGGGCTTTTTCGGGTGTTTCTCTACTCACTTTTGGAAATTCTTGTCACAAAGAATCACAAAGAACAATCGAAGAGCTTTTTGAACAAATTTCAAATCCTGTTCAAATTGAAGATGATATTACAAGGGTTTCATCAGACATTGTTAGCTGTGGACCAGCATTTTTCAGCTATCTTCTACAACGGTTTGTTGACGGAGCCGTAGCTGAAACGAATATATCAAAAGATCAAGCTGTCATTTTAGCTAGTGAAATGATTATTGGGATGGGAAAATTACTTGAAACAGAATTATACACATTACCAACTTTACAAGACAAGGTTTGTGTAAAAGGCGGAGTAACAGGAAAAGGAATAGAGGTACTTGTAGAAAATGTTGGAGACATGTTTGAGAAAATATTTCAAGCAACACATAAGAAATTCGATGAAGATCTTGAAGAAGTATCAGAACAATTTAGTAAAATATCAAATAAGTAA
- a CDS encoding YqzM family protein, with amino-acid sequence MNEFEKNVQSKRNDAVDSGVGFIASFGFFATIFIIATVVKLIAT; translated from the coding sequence GTGAACGAATTTGAAAAGAACGTACAAAGTAAGCGTAATGATGCTGTCGATTCAGGTGTAGGTTTCATTGCTTCTTTTGGATTTTTCGCGACAATTTTCATTATTGCTACTGTTGTTAAATTAATTGCTACATAA
- a CDS encoding DNA internalization-related competence protein ComEC/Rec2 → MCRFSFHPLSLCLTLLFLLYIYLKFKPVTLCFHILTILLFSMVYTGTEKHNQSNLTEGEYLTLGEIISIPEIDGNQLKGLIKNETKEKLIYRHTIETIQQKEVLKKLKPGDLCTFHGELRTPKAATMPNAFNYKQYLHDQHIHWQFKIEKIERCHSPAQFNIETFLLHIRLNSLELIERHFPPSSEGIVQALLFGERQLIDEEVEKGYQSLGIVHLLAISGLHVALLVGGVYYVIIYCGVTHERAMLIFLVLLPIYMVITGGSPSVIRASFMVILYFLIKMFRLKVPPVDVISFTCLFLLFLNPYYLFHVGFQLSYVVSLGLLLSAKLIGQYKSFLAKLTIVSTVAQLFSIPLLLYHFFEVSLISLPLNIIFVPFYSFLILPLSIVATFLIAVIPPLGTFFVTLLDIILSKSHLFVLNVLKLPFSTLVTGRPSVIFILLYCLGTYFLLLRIEQKFPLIKVCHCVAFLVILFIGQVFSPYVNPNGKVMFIDVGQGDSVLIQLPFNKGVFLIDTGGRISFPQEKWEKTKNAYSLVENITIPYLKSIGITKINGLFLTHGDVDHIGEAVGLMNQIKVDELVVPEGFVRGDIEKEVIKKAKENNTKIQVVRSGNQLTYKDLPFYILSPQELTDSKNDDSLVLWTELGGLKWLFTGDAEHSSEEKIIRKYPRLQAEVLKVGHHGSKGSTSEQFLDTLTPSVAVISAGYNNRYQHPHPEVITKLKSRDITILRTDLHGGILYNFKGTSGTFSIHPPYDEVK, encoded by the coding sequence ATGTGTCGCTTCAGCTTTCATCCTCTATCTTTATGTCTCACTCTTTTATTCCTTTTGTATATTTACCTAAAATTCAAACCAGTTACCCTTTGTTTTCATATTCTAACCATTTTATTATTTAGTATGGTTTATACAGGTACAGAAAAACATAATCAATCAAATCTGACAGAAGGGGAGTATCTCACACTCGGTGAGATCATTTCTATTCCAGAAATTGATGGAAATCAACTAAAGGGACTGATAAAAAACGAAACCAAAGAAAAACTAATCTATCGGCATACTATTGAGACAATTCAACAAAAAGAAGTGTTAAAAAAACTAAAACCGGGTGATTTGTGTACTTTTCATGGTGAGTTACGAACACCGAAAGCAGCCACAATGCCGAATGCATTTAATTATAAGCAATACCTTCATGATCAACATATTCATTGGCAATTTAAAATAGAAAAAATTGAGAGGTGTCATTCACCAGCTCAGTTTAATATAGAGACTTTTTTATTACATATTAGATTAAATAGCCTGGAATTAATTGAACGCCATTTTCCCCCGTCATCGGAGGGGATTGTTCAGGCTTTGTTATTTGGTGAAAGGCAATTAATCGATGAAGAGGTTGAAAAGGGGTACCAGTCCTTAGGGATTGTCCATTTATTAGCCATTTCCGGTCTGCATGTGGCTTTGTTAGTAGGTGGAGTATATTATGTGATCATTTATTGTGGAGTTACTCATGAAAGAGCAATGTTGATCTTTCTTGTATTGTTGCCAATATATATGGTCATAACGGGAGGATCTCCTTCTGTCATTAGAGCATCTTTTATGGTTATTCTTTATTTTCTTATCAAAATGTTCCGTTTAAAGGTTCCCCCAGTTGATGTTATAAGTTTTACCTGCTTATTTTTGCTGTTTTTGAATCCCTATTATTTATTTCATGTTGGGTTTCAATTATCCTATGTTGTTAGTCTTGGCTTATTACTCTCTGCAAAGTTAATCGGCCAATATAAAAGTTTTTTAGCTAAATTAACGATTGTATCAACTGTTGCACAACTTTTTTCAATACCATTATTGTTGTATCATTTTTTTGAAGTATCACTAATTAGCTTACCGCTAAATATAATATTCGTTCCATTTTATTCATTTCTTATTTTGCCGCTTTCGATTGTTGCTACTTTCCTCATCGCTGTAATACCACCACTAGGCACTTTCTTTGTTACCTTGCTTGATATTATTCTCTCAAAGTCTCACCTTTTTGTGTTAAATGTTTTGAAACTGCCTTTTTCAACCTTAGTGACAGGTAGACCATCTGTTATATTTATCCTCCTATATTGCCTGGGAACATATTTTCTTCTTCTAAGAATTGAACAAAAATTCCCTTTAATTAAAGTGTGTCATTGTGTAGCTTTTTTAGTGATCCTTTTTATCGGTCAAGTTTTCTCTCCGTATGTTAATCCCAATGGAAAGGTTATGTTTATCGATGTAGGACAAGGGGATTCGGTGTTAATTCAATTGCCGTTTAATAAGGGGGTCTTTTTAATTGACACAGGGGGGAGAATTTCTTTTCCGCAAGAAAAATGGGAAAAAACGAAAAATGCATATTCTCTTGTAGAAAACATAACAATACCGTATTTAAAATCGATTGGAATTACAAAAATAAATGGTCTCTTTCTAACACATGGTGATGTAGATCATATTGGGGAGGCTGTAGGACTCATGAATCAAATAAAGGTTGATGAATTGGTTGTTCCAGAAGGGTTTGTTAGAGGAGATATTGAGAAAGAAGTGATAAAAAAAGCAAAAGAAAACAATACAAAAATTCAAGTTGTTCGTTCTGGTAACCAATTAACTTATAAAGATTTACCTTTTTATATATTATCGCCACAGGAGCTAACTGACAGTAAAAATGATGACTCACTTGTTTTGTGGACTGAATTAGGTGGTCTGAAGTGGTTATTTACTGGTGATGCAGAACATAGTAGTGAGGAAAAAATAATAAGAAAATATCCACGCTTACAAGCTGAAGTGTTAAAGGTCGGCCATCATGGAAGCAAAGGATCCACTTCTGAACAATTTTTAGATACTTTAACTCCATCAGTAGCTGTCATTTCTGCTGGATATAACAACCGGTATCAACATCCACATCCAGAGGTTATTACTAAGTTGAAAAGTCGGGATATTACAATACTTAGAACTGATTTGCATGGAGGAATTTTATACAATTTTAAAGGAACAAGTGGAACCTTTTCAATACATCCTCCATATGATGAAGTAAAATAG
- a CDS encoding nicotinate-nucleotide adenylyltransferase, translating to MSKKIGILGGTFDPPHLGHLLIASEVRQALQLSEIWFIPNQIPPHKQTDHFTESDHRLNMITIAVKDHPEFSVNTIELEREGPSYTYDTLRLLTEEFPNHTFYFIIGADMIEYLPNWHKIDEVIKLVTFVGVKRSGYETKTPYPVMEVEIPLFEVSSTMVRERLRTGGNTEFLIQDNVRRYIEENHLYGT from the coding sequence ATGTCAAAAAAAATAGGAATTTTAGGTGGAACTTTTGATCCACCCCATCTGGGCCACCTATTAATTGCAAGTGAGGTAAGGCAGGCCTTGCAATTATCGGAAATATGGTTTATTCCTAATCAAATTCCTCCTCATAAACAAACAGATCACTTTACTGAGAGTGACCATCGGCTAAATATGATCACAATTGCTGTAAAGGATCACCCGGAATTTTCAGTTAATACAATTGAATTAGAGCGTGAAGGACCGTCTTATACATATGATACTTTAAGGTTGTTAACTGAAGAATTTCCTAATCATACGTTTTATTTTATCATAGGAGCAGATATGATTGAGTATTTGCCAAATTGGCATAAAATTGATGAAGTGATTAAATTGGTTACATTCGTTGGTGTGAAAAGAAGCGGGTATGAAACCAAGACACCTTATCCAGTTATGGAGGTTGAGATTCCACTGTTTGAGGTGTCTTCGACAATGGTAAGAGAACGACTTAGAACCGGTGGAAATACAGAGTTTCTTATCCAGGATAATGTGAGAAGATATATTGAGGAGAATCATTTATATGGAACGTGA
- a CDS encoding helix-hairpin-helix domain-containing protein, whose amino-acid sequence MNLKLNKKWIIIIIISVLTICCIYYILLREPPKSELVELGGLDAGGIDETIPIQEEEPVKTEEDRPLIMIDVKGAVQQPGVYEMPEDARVFEVIQKAGGLSENANELAVNLASSIQDGMVVYIPLKGETNENPFNSQSVVNNEGSARRKVNINSATSEELQTLTGIGPSKAEAIIAYREEQGSFTRIEDLLEVNGIGEKSFEKLSEEITVK is encoded by the coding sequence ATGAATCTAAAACTTAACAAAAAATGGATTATAATCATTATTATTAGTGTATTAACTATTTGTTGCATTTATTATATTTTATTGAGGGAACCTCCGAAATCAGAGTTAGTTGAACTAGGAGGTTTGGATGCGGGAGGGATAGATGAAACCATACCTATACAAGAAGAGGAACCTGTTAAAACAGAAGAAGATCGTCCTTTAATAATGATTGATGTAAAAGGTGCTGTACAGCAACCAGGTGTTTATGAAATGCCTGAGGATGCTAGAGTTTTTGAGGTTATTCAAAAGGCTGGGGGATTAAGTGAAAATGCTAATGAATTAGCAGTTAATTTAGCTTCCTCTATACAAGATGGAATGGTGGTTTATATTCCTTTGAAAGGTGAAACAAATGAAAATCCTTTTAATTCCCAAAGTGTGGTGAATAATGAGGGATCTGCTCGACGAAAAGTAAATATTAATAGTGCTACAAGTGAGGAACTGCAAACATTAACAGGTATTGGACCTTCTAAGGCAGAGGCAATTATTGCATATCGAGAGGAACAAGGTTCTTTTACTAGAATTGAAGACCTTCTTGAAGTAAATGGAATTGGAGAAAAATCATTTGAGAAATTAAGTGAAGAAATTACTGTAAAATAA
- a CDS encoding class I SAM-dependent DNA methyltransferase, giving the protein MIYQGFAYIYDQLMKDAPYGQWVNLIEKSISLYLPGASTLLDVGCGTGEISVLLANKKQLSVTGVDLSEDMLTVAQSKAENNKTNILFLKQDMRNLTGFPNPFDVITICCDSLNYLETKQDVHATFEAVHSQLQNEGLFIFDVHSLHKIHNVFANATFADQDEEVSFIWNSFIGEEPNSIEHDMTFFVKRDEFYERYDELHYQRTFSIEEYTMWLKEASFEILTICGDFDLANQPNEKTERVFFICKKR; this is encoded by the coding sequence ATGATTTATCAAGGTTTCGCCTATATCTATGATCAATTAATGAAGGATGCTCCCTACGGACAGTGGGTGAATTTGATAGAAAAATCGATCTCACTTTATCTTCCGGGAGCATCCACCTTATTAGATGTTGGTTGTGGAACGGGAGAAATTTCTGTTTTACTAGCAAATAAAAAACAATTGTCAGTAACTGGTGTGGATCTTAGCGAGGACATGTTGACAGTTGCACAATCAAAAGCTGAAAATAACAAAACAAATATTTTGTTTCTCAAGCAGGATATGCGAAATCTAACAGGGTTTCCAAATCCTTTTGATGTGATCACAATATGTTGTGATTCCCTAAATTATTTAGAGACAAAACAAGATGTACATGCAACGTTTGAAGCTGTGCATTCACAGCTTCAAAATGAAGGATTATTTATTTTTGATGTTCATTCCTTACATAAAATCCACAATGTGTTTGCAAATGCAACGTTTGCTGATCAAGATGAAGAAGTCAGCTTTATTTGGAATTCCTTTATAGGTGAGGAACCGAACAGTATTGAGCATGATATGACTTTTTTCGTAAAAAGAGATGAATTTTATGAACGTTATGATGAGTTACACTATCAGCGTACTTTCTCTATTGAAGAATATACAATGTGGCTTAAAGAAGCCTCATTTGAAATTTTAACTATTTGTGGAGACTTTGATTTAGCTAACCAGCCAAATGAAAAAACTGAGAGAGTATTTTTTATTTGTAAAAAAAGGTGA
- the rsfS gene encoding ribosome silencing factor, with translation MTGRDILTIVAKAADSKRAEDLIALNMNGISLIADYFLICHGNSDKQVQAIAREMKEQAEENGIHVKRLEGFDEARWILIDLGDVVAHVFHKDERSYYNLERLWGDAPLEDLVSELEQ, from the coding sequence ATGACAGGTAGAGATATTTTAACAATTGTAGCAAAAGCAGCTGACAGCAAACGTGCGGAGGATCTTATTGCACTTAATATGAACGGAATTTCATTAATTGCAGATTATTTTCTTATTTGTCATGGTAATTCAGACAAACAAGTGCAAGCTATTGCAAGAGAGATGAAAGAACAAGCGGAAGAAAACGGAATTCATGTAAAAAGGCTTGAAGGTTTTGATGAAGCACGTTGGATACTAATCGATTTAGGTGATGTGGTAGCACATGTTTTTCATAAAGATGAGAGAAGCTACTATAATTTAGAGCGATTATGGGGAGATGCTCCTCTGGAAGATCTTGTTAGTGAGCTGGAACAATGA
- the holA gene encoding DNA polymerase III subunit delta, which yields MIFDVWKDIQNKKLQPVYLLLGEEAFLMQETLRYIVQASLLEEEKDFNLSMYDMEETAIETALEDAETLPFMGERRLVIIKNPVFLTSEKKKEKVEHRIEKLEQYIHSPAPYTVAVFVAPYEKLDERKKITKLLKKQATVLEMKSLSDADTIKWMENVAREAQVELDRDAVNQLLLLTAGDLMVIHQELQKLSTYVGEGGFVTVDTVNLLVARTLEQNIFDLIDHVIHKRSKHALQIFYDLLKNNEEPIKILSLLVNQFRLILQVKELSAVGYGQQQIATTVKVHPFRVKLAMQQARLFQTEELAMILMDLAEADYEMKTGKKDKQLLLELFLLKLFNQK from the coding sequence ATGATTTTTGATGTATGGAAGGATATACAAAATAAGAAATTACAACCGGTATATTTGTTATTGGGAGAAGAGGCTTTTTTAATGCAAGAAACATTGCGTTATATTGTACAAGCTTCGTTACTGGAAGAAGAAAAGGATTTTAATTTATCCATGTATGATATGGAAGAAACAGCGATAGAAACAGCTCTTGAGGATGCGGAAACTCTACCATTTATGGGAGAACGTCGTTTAGTGATAATAAAGAATCCTGTTTTCTTAACAAGTGAAAAGAAGAAAGAAAAAGTGGAACACCGTATTGAAAAACTTGAACAATACATACATTCACCTGCCCCATATACTGTTGCCGTTTTTGTTGCACCATATGAAAAACTAGATGAGCGGAAAAAGATTACAAAGCTATTGAAAAAGCAAGCAACAGTACTTGAAATGAAGTCTCTTTCTGATGCTGATACAATAAAGTGGATGGAAAACGTTGCTAGAGAAGCACAAGTTGAACTAGATAGGGATGCAGTTAATCAGCTGCTTTTATTAACAGCAGGAGATTTAATGGTTATTCATCAAGAATTACAAAAGCTTAGTACGTATGTAGGAGAAGGTGGTTTCGTTACGGTCGATACTGTTAACCTTCTTGTTGCCAGGACATTGGAACAAAATATATTTGACCTGATTGATCATGTTATTCATAAAAGAAGCAAACATGCTCTGCAAATTTTTTATGACCTATTAAAAAACAATGAAGAGCCAATTAAAATTCTTTCTCTTTTAGTTAATCAGTTTCGTCTTATTCTACAGGTTAAGGAATTGTCCGCGGTAGGATATGGCCAGCAGCAGATTGCTACAACTGTAAAAGTACACCCTTTCAGAGTTAAGCTCGCCATGCAACAAGCCAGGCTGTTTCAAACAGAGGAATTGGCTATGATTTTAATGGATCTGGCAGAAGCGGATTACGAAATGAAAACAGGAAAAAAAGATAAACAACTGTTGTTGGAGCTATTTTTATTGAAATTGTTTAATCAAAAATAA
- the yhbY gene encoding ribosome assembly RNA-binding protein YhbY encodes MLTGKQKRFLRSEAHHLNPIFQVGKGGVNENMIKQLADTLEARELFKVSVLQNCEDDKNTVAEEIVKGTGAELVQVIGNTIVLYKESKENKQIRLPN; translated from the coding sequence ATGTTAACAGGAAAACAAAAGCGCTTTTTGCGGTCTGAAGCTCACCACTTAAATCCAATATTTCAAGTTGGTAAGGGCGGAGTTAATGAAAATATGATTAAGCAATTAGCAGATACACTTGAGGCTCGTGAATTATTTAAAGTGTCTGTACTGCAAAATTGTGAAGATGATAAAAATACAGTTGCTGAAGAAATCGTGAAAGGAACAGGTGCAGAGCTTGTTCAGGTTATTGGAAATACGATTGTGTTATATAAAGAATCCAAAGAAAATAAGCAAATTCGGCTACCTAATTAA